A region of the Esox lucius isolate fEsoLuc1 chromosome 10, fEsoLuc1.pri, whole genome shotgun sequence genome:
gcatgcacttggacggtttgcagccgagtgtgaagcggtggggatgaaaatcagtacctccaaatccgaggccatggtcctcagtcggaaaagggtggcttgcccacttcaggttggtggagagtgcctgcctcaagtggaggagtttaagtatctaggggtcctgttcacgagtgagggaaggaaggaacaggagattgacagacggatcggtgcagcttctgcagtaatgtggttgatgtatcggtctgtcgtggtgaagaaagagctgagccgcaaggcgaagctctcgatttaccggtcaatctacgttcctactctcacctatggtcatgagctttgggtcatgaccgaaaggacaagatcccagatacaggcggccgaaatgagctttctccatagggtggctgggcgatcccttagagatagggtgagatgctcggtcacccgggaggagctcctccacatcgagaggggtcagctgaggtggcttgggcatctgtttcggatgccttcccttcctgggaaggtgttccggtcccgtcccaccgggaggagaccccggggaagacctaggacacgctggaggactatgtctcccggctggcctgggaacgcctcggtgtccccccggaagagcttgaggaagtgtctggggagagggaagtctgggcatccctgcttagactgctgcccccgcgacccggccccggataagcggaagaagatggtatggtatggtatggaatGTCTGGATTCTGGATGAAGGTATTTTGGAACATTCCTCCTTACAAAACATCTGCAGTTCAGTTAGATTTGATGGTTGCCGAGCATGGACAGCCCGCTTCAAATaatcccacagattctcaatgatattcaggtcttgggactgggatggccattccagaacacaCTTGTTCCTCTGCATAAATGCCCGGTTAGATTTTGAGtagtgttttgggtcgttgttgaaATATCCAGCCCCGGCGTAACTTCAAATTTGTGACTGATTCTTCAACATTATTCTCAAGAATCTGTTGATATTGAGTGGAATCCATGCGACCCTCAACTTTAACAAGATTCCCAGTACCAGcactggctacacagccccacagcatgatggaaCCTCCACCAATGGAACCACCACAATTGTTATGCCCCTTGTAATGACCAAATAActcaatcttggtttcatcagtcCACAGCACCTTATTCCAAAATGAAGCTGGCTTGTCCAAATGTGCGTTTGCATACCTCAAGCGACTCTGTTTGTGGCGTGAGTGCCGAAAAGGCTTCTTCCGCATCACTCTCCCGTACAGCTTCTCCTTGTGCAACGTGCGCTGAATTGGTGAACAATGCACAGTGACACCATCTGCAGCAAGATGATGTTGTAGGTCTTTGGAGGTGGTATGTGGGCTGTTTTTGACCATTCTCACCATCTTTCGCCTCTGCTTCTCCGATATTTTACTTGGCCTGCCACTTCAGGTCTTAACAAGAACTGTACCTGTGGTCTTCCATTTCCTCACTATGTTCCTCACAGTGGACACTGACATCTTAAATCTCTGCGATAGCTTTTTGTAGCCTTCCCCTAAACCATAATGTTGaataatctttgttttcagGTCATTTCAGAGTTGTTTTGAGGCCCCCATGTTGCCACGCTTCAGAGGAGAGTCAAAGAGAACAACAACGTGCAATTGGCCACCTTAAATACCTTTTCTCATGATTGGATGCACTTGTCTATGAAGTTTAAGGCTTAATGAGCTCACCAAACCAATTGTGTGTTCCAATTAATCAGTGCTAAGTAGTTACAGGTgttcaaatcaacaaaatgacatgGGTGCCCAAATTTTTGCATAGCCTATTTTTCACATCTGATTTAATTTCATACAACTTAATATTGCTACACTAAAACTCTAAAACTCTGAAAAATACCCCAGTACTCagcttttattagaaaatgaatggcatGCCACTGTGATAATTTTCTGTGACAACAGAGTAAATTATTATGCAGCCTCAGAGGGGTGCCTAAACTTTTTAATACCACTGtatgtgttaatgcaaaaaaCCTACGTACTTCAGCTTTAACTAGTGAAACCcttttatattatttcattattatttttatacttCCAGCTAATTCTGGTGTAGTTGTATTTCAGACATTTTCAGGTTTTGTGAAATAGCGATACATAAAATGCTACTCCTATAGTATCAAAAGGCCAGTCTTTAGTTACCTAGATATTTGGAACCTATTGACCAATGTATCTCAACGCAACATTTTGTAGCCTGTTAGGTCAAAGAACCTGGCTGATATTGATCAATGAACAAAAACTTTGATTCTGAGGAAATTTTTTAATTAGGTACTGataaaaatgtaacagtttCAGTTGATTTATTCAGTACATTTATTTGACCTGTTTTAAATctgttattttgtatgtttattgCTTCAGTTGTATATACAACCAAAGCATTTGGGATCCCAAAATCAGATATGTGACATAAAAGCATACATAGGCAATCTTGGTGTTACTGCTATAACACTTGCTGACACAAAAAAcgaattaaacattttgtcacAACATAACTGATACGTTGACTACATAATGAAGCTAGTTGAGAGAAGGCCAAGTGTTCAAAGCTGTCATCAGGGCAAAGCGTGGCTACTaagaatgtaaaatataaatgtaactcTTTTGTTTTCTACATTATTGcatatgttatttcatagtatTGATtacttcactattattctacaacttagaaaatagtaaaaatataataatacccttgaatgattaagtgtgtccaaacctttgactggtactcatACACCAGGATTTGGCCTGAGCTTCCAGCATCTCAGGTTTGAACGCATGTATGGGGGGGTTGCGGTTGAGAGGGCAGATGTgggttgcattcatttttcagTCTGCTACTGATTATAAAGTTGAATGTAAGATCATCTGTCAATTAGATGAGGCTGAAGCACAGCTGGTTCAAGCAGTAAGACAACGATCCAATATACACAAGCATGTCCATATTTTAATAGCTACAAAAGGCTAAACAAATAAATCAATTACAAAGTAGCCTAGTCAATGTTCAGACATAAACCTTGTTGAGATGTGGGGGAACCTATAAAGAGTAGCTTAATCATCCACAAATGCCAATAATTTAAAGCAACTCTGCATGGAAGACTTTAAATTAACGTCATCACAGCTATGTGAGAGTGATTAACACCAAAAACATGATATGACATTTTGAGCTGTGACCAGAAACAACATTTATATCATTTGACTGATGTTGTCCCATGACGGCCTTCAGAAGCAGAAGAGAAGCTAATTTGTGCACAACATTGTGACACCAGACGTAGAGATAGCCCAAAGACGGCCCAGGTCGTAGGTCACATGCTTTATTTTTAAGCACATTGGGATTTGGGTCCATCCTGTGCCTTCAGGTTTACTGGCTGTGATGCCGTCTCTGTTGGAATAATGAGTGGGTTTCACATGTTACAGATGTTACATGTTACAGATCATCCATTTAATTAACAGGTCATCCATTTCATTTAATTctactattattattagtcACTTACATTTTAGTAAAGACTGTGCACTTTCTTaaaagaacaaacaacaacataatcaaCTATTTACCGGAAgaaatctgtgttagtgtgtgtatttacatgttttaatagtgattgtgtttttcatgttttggttgctacTACGTGAGTCAGTGGTTAGTATAATTGGTTctatttgtatgtatattatactAATCAAAGAGACAACAGGGTTGTGTCTTTAGCCaccaaaatattaaaaagcaTAAATTCACTAACAAACatgtaattatttacaaatacacacaatcaTACCATAAATTACACAGtcttctgacacctttctatcagtgccagctttaacattttcagcaatttgagctacagtagctcatctgttggactGGATCACAtaggccagcctttgctccccacgtgcatcagtgagcctgggccgcccatgaccctgtcgccggttcaccccttttccttccttggaccacttttgataggtactgaccattgcagaccgggaacaccccacaagggctgtagttttggagatgttctgacccagtcgtctagcaatcacaatttggtccttgtcaaagtcgctaagatccttacgcttgcccattattcctacttctaacacatcaactttgaggacaatgttcacttgctgcctaatatatcccacacaTTGACacgtgccatgataacgagattatcagtgtttttcacttcacccgTCAGTGGTCATAcagtaatgttatggctgatcagtgtatattggGGGACAAGTCAGAAGAATTTCCCATTGTAAcgtgacaatgatccaaagcacactgGCAAAGCAACTATGTAATGGCTTGCAAAAAGGAAGcttcatgtacagtacaggaATGGCTCAGTCAGAGCCTGGACCTTAATCATATAAATAGTCTGTGGACTGCCCTAAAGTTCACAAAAAAATCCCTtgcaatttgactgagcttAAGATCTTATACAAAGAAGTGTTtgattaaaatgcaaaactcAGGTTTGCTAGGTTGTTATGCATACCAATCCAAAGAGACTTATTGATAAAATCCCAGCAGAAATGTGCTGTGATACATATTCGTTGAATGGTGTGCAAATGTATGCAATGCATTGACAGATTAACTTTTTTCCACAAAAAGTAAGCCATGCAGGCACAAATTATTTGCTTTCTGTCCCTTGTGCTTAAGTTACAATTCTAAATTGCTAAGTAGGATAAACGTGCCTgcccatggaaatcaaatgccctTCCAACACGTTTGTTCTAGCGCCAGGCCTGCTTATGCAGGGCATTGACAGTTTTACATTgacagttataaaaaaaaaatcacttaaaTATTGTTCATTACAATATATTATTAAAGTTGGCATCATATGTTTTGATTTCCGacttaacataaaaaaaactcagCATTTTCAATAAGAGGGTAGAACATTTTCAAAGCCACTGTATGGTCTTTACAAGTCACTTCAAAATGAGTTAACATTGAAAGGGTAAAGGGTGTAACGATTATCATTCAAGCTTCAAACTTACCTGGTATAAACATCCCCATTAGAGTTAGCTCCAAAGACACTACCATCAGATGCCACCTCAATCATGGAAAGTTTCCCACCAATTTGAGTCCACCCACCGTTTTGACAGTCTGGCTTCAGCTAGGTGTAAACGTAAAAATATTGGTTAAGACAAAGCGTTAACTATTGTTAACTGACACTCCAGACTTTATCCCAGATCTTACATTCATTATGAAGATATCATCATCCTTGTTAACAGCCCAGCAGATGAAGGGTCCACAACTGTAGTACTTCACTAATCCTGTCAATCCAGTCCATGGAAGGGGTGAGTCTGGACCCTTGTAGCCAACTGTGGCACCACTTCTCAGACAGAATGGTCCATCGTTCATGTTGGCCCCAACAATAAAAGGGTCACCGCCAGCATCCACCTGTTTCAGAAGGCCTGAAGACAAAATAGTCGGACAGGCAAACAAAGAACCTGTTTACTGGCAAATTTACTTTACAAACTTACAAGGCATAGAgttaaatgtgtaaaaataaCTACTTTTTCAGAGGACTCTGATCATATCAGGAAGGCATAAACACAGGTGCCTTACATCTTTAAAATTGACCAATCACTTACCTGCAGCTTGCACCCAATTACCGGCCACATACTTGTAAATTGCATATGCCTCATTGACACCCCAGATTCCTGCTGGCCCCACAGTGATGTGTGACAGAGCACCAGGCAGGCGGATCAATTCATCCCCTACCAGGTAGTAGGGAATTTGACTTGTGTCGGTAGCAACCACTTGTCCAATTCCTGCGTCAATCTGACGCAGATTCTTAAACTTGATTTCCTTGCAGTTCCATGCTATGGAGACACCAAACACAAATGGGTGGAGTACACTGACAAAAGATGTAGACAAGAAGAAGGATGACATTAATGAGGAAACATGTTGCCAAGTTTGGTATGCATGTTTCTGATAATGATTAATTACCATGACCGAAGTccagcagacagacaaccagaAGGATAACTGCAGTAGCTCTCATTATGTAGATCTCTAAGTCACCAAAGCTCAATTGTCTTATTGCGGGTCTTCGTTCTTTTATAGCCCTGCACACAGCTTCCTGTTCCTCCTGTTCAACAAGAAGGTGATGGTGCCAGTTGGTGAAAGTGTTTTGTTGTTAATGTCACCTGGTGATGAAGAAATTCCTTGTATTTGCTATTTAAATTtttctgtatttacattttggattaGATTGGTTGTCAATATTTTCTGTGTAAATATAGAAAGACTTAAAGTTGATGCACTTAACTTTAAAGAACAGGATGTATTTCCGCATAATTTCCTAGAAATCTCACCTGTCGCTGGTATGACATATGTTCACTCTTAAAGCCCCACAAATTATCTGTTCACTTTATTCTGTTTGTCTGAAAAACTACTTCATCCGACCTGGGGAGTTGAcatgccattacattttttataaaagtaTATGCTTGATCCAAAAAATGTGAGTAGTTACTTCCTTAATTGGGGGGCAATTAAATAATTGCCCCCCTAGTTACTGAATTAACCCATTAAGCTGTATTTACTAAATTTGGTTAACAACCTTTTGTCGCACATCATTACTGTATTATATGGTCTTTACCATTGTGAGAGATGACTATGGGAATTATACGCCAGTGAAACAGGAATTCATGGCTTACCAACTAAATGTTCTTAATGGTTAATAAACACTGAGCTAAACCCAAAATGTAGAATATGAATACACATCAGGTAAATGTTATTCATAAAAATGTCTAAGGGTGCCAATAAATGTAGCacacattttggagaaaaaggtgtataacacatttattttttcaataattttACTTCTGTTAATATGAATTGTGAATGAAAGATCAAGAGAATTaacataatttctttttttacaggcTGTTTTTgtcaggttctgttttgttttgtttagtttggGCCTTTTGTTCCTGAACGTCGAATGTccttattgtttgtttgtgtggccCGCCCGCAAGCCTCCCCACCCACCCGCCCAAATGTCGGTATTAAATCCGTCATTGTCTTTATCAGCTCTGCGCCTGGTGTTCTGTTCcctaaaataattacatatggTTTTGAccatatttaccaagggtgaCACTATTTGTTGAGGGCACTATACACAGTAGTTAATGATGCATACTGCACACAGAAACATAGCCTCAGCCACTGTTGAAGATTACACAGGAGTATTTTGAAAACAGATTGTGGAGTTGAATCACATTGATCTGCACTGTAAACCTTAATGTATGTCTTATTAAAAATTTTTTAGCAAGTGTAATTTAAAGTTAGAAAATGATTCCtaatgattaaaacatttatgttatattgggctggctgaactaagcttgcctggtttcttgttaaattataattactgttacttttttacttttaaccgcactgtcgggagtaggaaaaccaagcatttcatttccATATCTTGTTAAACCCTTTGAAACCTTAAAACAGGTcagtcacgtgctcagtgtgaacttgCTCTCATTTGTGTAGAGAACGGGGCGTCAATAGTTGGcctgacaattctggtgttttctggcgaaagccaatcgagctgcacagtgctgggctgggGGCACAGGTACTACTAcaggatgtcaggccctcatgctaCCCTCATGGCGTGTGTTtcagacagtttggtcagaaacatgcacaccagtagcccgctagaggtcattttgtagtgctcctcctgttcctcctcgcacagaGGTCCTGCTGCTCTTCGTGTAAAGCCCTCTTTGCTGTTGAGACTGACCAACCTTGAGATgccacgtatggatgtgccatcttgGAGGActtcctgtgcaacctgaatgtcCTACAGGTACAGCCTCAAgcaaccagtagtgacaaggacactagcaaaatgctaaactagagaagaatcagtcaggaaggataaggacagAGCAACCTCTGgcaaccacctgcaaaaccattccctttttgggggttgtcttgctgttacaTTTCCAATGCGCCTAATATCACTTTCAatagcaccaaaacaggtgacattgattcacaattgcctgtctcctaactggacagattgataaccCTGAAGTtaaattgacttggtgttatactcagatgattatgtgttcccttaatttatttgagcagtgtatttaaaaaaaaaaagaaattcaacccctctgcaccCTGATTTCCCCATGTCCTAGCAAATCGCTCCTGCTTGTGCAGTTAAGGATGATAGGAGTTGTATTGCGTACCTTTCATACACAGCACTCTTAATTTCCATCCCTCCTTTCAAGCCTTACTGATGCTGCTGCTTCCTCTCTGTAACGTTTTCAGCGATTCTGGTGTTCCCCATGTTTAATGCATGCCCACTACCTATCTAAGACCCCAATGTCCTGAAAAGGAGGTGTACCTTTTCCAACAAGTCAGTCTAGATTGTTGCTTCTCGTTCATAAAGCTCAGCTCCACCGGCTGCAATGGCTGTTGGTCTTGGACAGCCTTGAATATTCCGTCATTGTTGCACATGGAATAGTCTGTTGCCTGTCTTTCCTCAGTGGCCATTTTGGAAACATCAATGTCTAATACTCGTTCTATCAGCCCAAGACAGTCTCTCATAGATCTGGGCTTGGTTTGGTCATGGAATGATCTGTGCTACAGTACCCCTTCATTGCACCTTGAGTACTAGTGACGCAATACTCAGAAATCTTACTTTGTgggaaacaaagatggaatcttTCACAACTAAATATTAAAATCTTAACTTATTCGTAGGGAGCCTCATCCTCTTCATCCGACAAACAGAGGAGCTCATCTACTGAGCTCATCTACAACTCAGAACATGGACGTCACATGAAACAATTACCAACAAAAGAACCGGGAACTGAGGAAGTTAAATA
Encoded here:
- the LOC114839975 gene encoding fish-egg lectin gives rise to the protein MRATAVILLVVCLLDFGHAWNCKEIKFKNLRQIDAGIGQVVATDTSQIPYYLVGDELIRLPGALSHITVGPAGIWGVNEAYAIYKYVAGNWVQAAGLLKQVDAGGDPFIVGANMNDGPFCLRSGATVGYKGPDSPLPWTGLTGLVKYYSCGPFICWAVNKDDDIFIMNLKPDCQNGGWTQIGGKLSMIEVASDGSVFGANSNGDVYTRDGITASKPEGTGWTQIPMCLKIKHVTYDLGRLWAISTSGVTMLCTN